Proteins from one Erysipelothrix larvae genomic window:
- a CDS encoding AAA family ATPase: MKTLYMIGGTMGVGKTTICQQLKNTLPQSVFLDGDWCWDANPFLITEETKAMVIDNICYLLNNFMRCSAYDNVVFGWVMHEQTIIDSVIERLDLQAYTTKCISLVVNESELRNRLAQDIQAGIRNESVVQRSIERLPMYQNLNTIKIDTSNKSIQTIVKEIIEC, translated from the coding sequence ATGAAAACACTTTATATGATTGGTGGCACAATGGGGGTGGGAAAAACAACCATTTGTCAACAACTAAAAAATACATTACCTCAATCTGTTTTTTTAGATGGTGATTGGTGCTGGGATGCGAATCCTTTTTTGATCACTGAAGAAACAAAAGCAATGGTAATCGACAACATTTGTTACTTGCTGAATAATTTTATGAGATGCTCTGCATATGACAATGTTGTTTTCGGTTGGGTGATGCATGAACAGACGATTATTGATTCTGTGATTGAAAGACTTGATCTTCAAGCGTACACTACTAAATGCATATCGCTTGTAGTCAACGAAAGTGAATTAAGAAATAGACTTGCACAAGATATTCAAGCTGGCATTCGTAACGAATCGGTTGTTCAAAGAAGTATTGAAAGACTTCCAATGTATCAAAACCTAAATACAATCAAAATTGACACCAGCAATAAGAGTATCCAAACGATTGTGAAAGAAATCATTGAGTGCTAA
- a CDS encoding heavy-metal-associated domain-containing protein — protein sequence MQKATIQLETLTCPSCMQKIENGVKSLDGVSKESLKVLFNSSKVRVEFDDEKVSIKDIEHVIDKLGYEVLKSQVKNI from the coding sequence ATGCAAAAAGCAACGATTCAATTAGAAACATTAACATGTCCGTCTTGTATGCAAAAAATAGAGAATGGTGTGAAATCTTTGGACGGGGTAAGTAAAGAGAGTTTAAAAGTACTATTTAATTCAAGCAAGGTGAGGGTGGAATTTGACGATGAAAAAGTATCTATAAAAGACATTGAACATGTTATCGACAAATTAGGTTATGAAGTATTAAAATCCCAGGTCAAAAATATTTAA
- a CDS encoding heavy metal translocating P-type ATPase: MQKLILGRKNHITIVSAILIIIAYVSKLGFQNEPIAIWSLIIASVLGVIPIAIQAYQALRVKVVSIDVLVTIAVIGAFLIRNYEESAIVTFLFLFGAYLEQRTLNKTRSAIKELTEMAPEVALKQLKNGEFEEVEIDEVDVGDILLVKTGAKIPVDGTVLTGEGYINEASITGEAVPVSKKKDSGVYAGTILENGTIQITADRVGEDTTFGKIIELVEEAQDSKSEAERFIDRFSKYYTPAVLVLSFIVWIFSRDIELAITILVLGCPGALVIGVPVSNVAGIGNGARHGVLLKGSEVISDFSRLDTMVFDKTGTLTIGNPKVADKEIYADNEYEVLGYLASVEKESDHPLAKAVVEYIGDIKLYTIEKTDVVKGGGIVAHVEGHKVAVGNVALMEQENILLSEKARADIARFEKNGNSLVLTSVDGELKALMGIRDQIRPGVKDDLKKLKKLGVKNLVVLSGDNQGTVDLVARELGLTEAHGHMLPEDKATYIKELQEKGQIVAFVGDGVNDSPSLALAQIGIAMGNGTDVAIETSDVVLMNSDFSRLPHALGLTKATANNMLQNIIIAVGVVLVLLASVFFSEWMNMSIGMLVHEASILVVILNGMRLLRYKL, from the coding sequence ATGCAAAAATTAATTTTAGGAAGAAAGAATCATATTACAATAGTAAGTGCAATTTTAATAATAATTGCATATGTTAGTAAATTAGGATTTCAAAACGAACCTATAGCCATATGGTCACTAATAATTGCCTCTGTTTTAGGAGTTATACCGATTGCCATCCAAGCGTATCAAGCACTCAGAGTTAAAGTAGTCAGTATTGATGTGTTAGTGACCATTGCAGTCATTGGCGCGTTTCTAATTAGAAATTATGAGGAGTCAGCAATTGTTACCTTTTTATTTCTATTTGGAGCTTATCTAGAACAAAGAACACTGAATAAAACACGTTCTGCAATAAAAGAATTAACTGAAATGGCGCCTGAAGTTGCTCTAAAGCAACTGAAAAATGGTGAGTTTGAAGAAGTAGAAATAGATGAAGTTGATGTAGGAGATATTTTGCTTGTTAAAACGGGTGCAAAAATCCCAGTTGACGGTACAGTGTTAACAGGAGAAGGGTATATTAATGAAGCAAGTATTACAGGAGAAGCGGTTCCTGTAAGTAAAAAGAAAGATTCGGGGGTATATGCCGGAACAATTTTAGAAAATGGAACTATTCAAATCACTGCTGATCGTGTAGGTGAGGATACTACTTTTGGTAAAATCATTGAGTTGGTTGAAGAAGCACAGGATTCAAAATCAGAAGCAGAACGTTTCATTGATAGATTTTCTAAATACTACACACCAGCTGTTTTAGTTCTCTCTTTTATTGTATGGATATTTTCAAGGGATATTGAACTTGCAATTACAATATTAGTTTTAGGATGTCCAGGAGCATTGGTAATCGGTGTACCAGTTTCAAACGTCGCGGGGATTGGCAATGGAGCACGTCATGGAGTACTTCTAAAAGGTAGCGAGGTTATTAGTGACTTTAGCAGACTAGATACCATGGTATTTGACAAAACAGGTACATTAACAATAGGAAATCCCAAAGTAGCTGATAAAGAAATTTATGCAGATAATGAATATGAAGTATTAGGGTATCTAGCAAGTGTTGAAAAGGAATCAGATCATCCATTAGCAAAAGCAGTTGTAGAATATATTGGAGATATAAAATTATATACAATTGAAAAAACAGATGTTGTAAAAGGTGGAGGAATTGTAGCTCATGTAGAAGGTCATAAAGTTGCAGTCGGTAATGTGGCACTAATGGAGCAAGAAAATATTCTTTTAAGTGAAAAAGCTCGTGCAGATATTGCCAGATTTGAGAAAAATGGAAACTCACTTGTTTTAACATCAGTTGATGGTGAATTAAAAGCATTGATGGGTATTCGTGATCAAATTCGCCCGGGTGTAAAAGATGATCTTAAAAAGTTGAAAAAACTTGGTGTTAAAAATCTAGTAGTTCTTTCTGGTGATAACCAAGGAACAGTTGATTTAGTAGCACGTGAACTAGGACTTACAGAAGCTCATGGACATATGTTGCCAGAAGATAAAGCAACATATATTAAAGAGTTACAAGAAAAAGGTCAAATTGTGGCATTTGTTGGAGATGGAGTAAATGATAGTCCTTCACTAGCTCTAGCACAAATTGGAATTGCTATGGGAAATGGAACAGATGTAGCAATCGAAACTTCAGATGTTGTTTTAATGAATTCAGATTTCAGCCGCTTGCCACATGCATTAGGTTTAACAAAAGCAACCGCTAATAACATGCTTCAAAATATTATTATTGCAGTAGGGGTTGTATTAGTCCTTCTTGCCAGCGTATTCTTTAGTGAATGGATGAACATGTCAATCGGAATGTTAGTACACGAAGCAAGCATATTAGTGGTCATTTTAAATGGCATGAGGTTGCTACGCTACAAACTATGA
- a CDS encoding Crp/Fnr family transcriptional regulator, with translation MPKKDSIQDKRKNGCNTSSHTHHRRDNSDSQTSCISVVPIFNHLEEEQMDEIMKVMRSISYKKGEVVYREGDTSNALYVVSKGKIRIYRLSESGKEQLLRILNPGDFTGELALFRESIHEAYAEAMSDTDVCMISKNDLQEFLLKYPTISLKFLSEFSNRLETSEKQTTRFATEKVDSRIALFLAECLDGDEGSMEIELPMNRKDLASYLGTTPETISRKFADFEEAGYIKQKRNRKIEILDLDGLLLI, from the coding sequence ATGCCAAAAAAGGATTCTATACAAGACAAAAGAAAGAATGGGTGTAATACTTCCTCTCACACTCATCATCGCAGAGATAACTCAGATTCACAGACTTCATGTATCAGTGTTGTTCCAATCTTTAATCATTTAGAAGAAGAACAGATGGATGAAATTATGAAAGTAATGAGGTCAATTTCATATAAAAAGGGTGAAGTGGTTTATCGGGAGGGAGATACATCCAATGCCTTATATGTTGTAAGTAAGGGTAAAATTAGAATCTACCGTTTATCTGAGTCTGGAAAAGAACAATTATTGAGAATTTTAAATCCAGGAGATTTTACTGGAGAACTTGCTTTGTTTCGTGAATCAATCCATGAAGCGTATGCAGAAGCAATGAGTGATACTGATGTGTGTATGATTAGTAAAAATGATTTACAAGAATTTTTATTAAAGTACCCTACGATATCCTTGAAGTTCTTATCAGAGTTTTCTAACCGATTGGAAACATCAGAAAAACAAACAACCAGATTTGCCACAGAGAAGGTGGATTCTAGAATAGCGCTGTTTCTTGCAGAATGCTTGGATGGTGATGAGGGTTCAATGGAAATTGAATTGCCAATGAATAGAAAGGATTTAGCCTCTTACTTAGGAACTACACCTGAAACGATAAGTAGAAAGTTTGCTGATTTTGAAGAGGCAGGTTATATAAAGCAAAAAAGAAACAGAAAGATTGAGATTTTAGATTTAGATGGTTTGTTGCTGATATAG
- a CDS encoding helix-turn-helix domain-containing protein translates to MTTAEMIKELCEQMNISVSELARRIGQTPQNFNKKLQRETVTLDELKAIADVLGVKFVQAFILPDGDEIKISNE, encoded by the coding sequence ATGACTACGGCAGAAATGATTAAAGAACTGTGTGAGCAAATGAATATAAGCGTTTCTGAACTTGCCAGACGTATCGGCCAGACTCCACAAAATTTCAATAAGAAATTACAACGTGAAACGGTAACCTTGGATGAGTTGAAGGCCATTGCTGATGTGCTAGGTGTCAAGTTTGTGCAGGCATTTATTTTACCAGATGGAGATGAAATAAAAATATCTAACGAATAA
- a CDS encoding recombinase family protein has translation MKKITKIDELPQGQLPNTKLRVAAYARVSTDSDEQLESLKAQREHYERYIKSNPEWVFAGLYYDEGISGTKMEKRTELLRMIRDCKQGRIDFIITKSISRFARNTVDCLELVRKLIDIGVYIYFEKENLNTGDMESELMLSILSGFAAEESASISQNSTWSIQKRFQNGSYVGTPPYGYTNTDGEMVIVPEEAEIIKRIFTECLSGKGGGTIARGLNKDKIPARRGNHWSAGTVIDMLRNEKYMGDVLLQKTYTDSNYNRHSNTGEKDQYYYKDNHEPIISREDFAKAQDLIDERAKMKCKGVKKNVYLNRYALSGKIVCGECGRNFRRKTNYSAGRSYIAWSCIGHIEDKESCSMLFLRDGEIKATLTTMMNKLAFSHKLILEPLFKSISQIDEESDRERMDAIDKRMEQLMEERNTLITLMAKGFLEPALFNQERNVLDSEIKNLTTEKTNLVTNSTSGVLRANDIKDLINYVSADNFNGDYTEELFEEFVENIIVNSRDELTFNLKCGLSLKEKVVR, from the coding sequence ATGAAAAAGATAACAAAAATAGATGAACTGCCCCAGGGACAACTACCTAATACGAAACTTAGGGTTGCCGCCTATGCCAGGGTCTCAACCGATAGTGATGAACAGCTTGAAAGCCTTAAAGCACAGCGTGAACACTATGAGCGCTATATTAAGTCTAATCCAGAATGGGTATTTGCTGGTCTTTATTATGACGAAGGGATCTCCGGCACCAAGATGGAGAAACGGACTGAACTGCTCCGTATGATACGAGATTGTAAGCAAGGTCGGATTGATTTTATTATCACCAAATCAATCAGCCGCTTTGCTCGTAATACAGTAGATTGTCTAGAGTTAGTAAGAAAACTGATTGATATCGGTGTTTATATTTATTTTGAAAAAGAGAATCTAAATACGGGTGATATGGAAAGTGAACTGATGCTTTCTATTCTTTCAGGGTTTGCTGCAGAAGAGTCTGCATCTATTTCACAAAACTCAACATGGTCCATTCAAAAGAGATTTCAAAATGGCAGTTATGTTGGTACTCCACCCTACGGCTACACCAATACAGATGGTGAAATGGTAATCGTCCCAGAAGAAGCAGAAATCATCAAACGTATTTTTACTGAGTGCCTTTCAGGGAAAGGTGGAGGTACTATAGCAAGAGGTTTGAACAAAGACAAAATCCCAGCAAGAAGAGGTAATCACTGGAGTGCAGGCACGGTGATAGACATGCTCCGAAACGAAAAATACATGGGAGATGTTTTGTTACAAAAGACCTACACTGATAGTAACTACAACCGCCATTCGAATACAGGTGAAAAAGACCAGTACTATTACAAGGACAATCATGAACCTATTATAAGTAGAGAAGACTTTGCTAAGGCACAAGATCTCATTGATGAAAGAGCCAAGATGAAGTGTAAGGGCGTGAAAAAGAACGTTTATCTTAATCGATATGCTTTAAGTGGCAAGATTGTCTGTGGAGAGTGTGGTCGCAATTTTAGGAGAAAGACAAACTACTCAGCTGGTAGGAGTTACATTGCTTGGAGTTGCATCGGTCATATCGAAGACAAAGAGAGTTGCTCCATGTTGTTCTTGCGAGATGGAGAAATAAAAGCCACATTGACAACCATGATGAATAAGCTTGCTTTCAGTCATAAGCTAATCTTAGAACCGCTATTCAAATCAATTAGCCAAATTGATGAAGAAAGCGACCGTGAAAGAATGGATGCTATTGATAAGCGAATGGAGCAACTCATGGAAGAACGCAACACCCTTATTACACTGATGGCCAAAGGTTTCCTTGAGCCAGCTCTTTTTAATCAGGAACGTAATGTCTTGGATAGTGAGATAAAAAATCTTACAACTGAAAAAACAAACCTGGTAACGAACTCTACGAGTGGGGTTTTACGAGCAAACGATATAAAGGACCTCATTAATTATGTGTCAGCAGATAATTTTAATGGTGACTACACGGAAGAACTATTTGAAGAATTTGTAGAGAACATCATTGTAAATTCCAGGGATGAGCTGACATTCAATTTGAAATGCGGTCTTTCCCTGAAAGAAAAGGTGGTGAGATAA
- a CDS encoding SHOCT domain-containing protein, with amino-acid sequence MNIYEVKDGCPLKGKTEQMTEEELQKEYDFHIAESIVANLYKEGKITADELHKISALNRQKFSPRLAEIMF; translated from the coding sequence ATGAACATTTATGAAGTAAAAGACGGCTGTCCTTTAAAGGGCAAAACCGAGCAGATGACAGAGGAAGAACTGCAAAAGGAATATGACTTTCACATAGCAGAGAGTATTGTCGCAAACCTATATAAAGAAGGCAAAATCACAGCGGATGAATTACACAAAATATCAGCCTTGAACAGGCAGAAATTTTCTCCCCGTTTAGCCGAGATTATGTTCTAA
- a CDS encoding DNA polymerase encodes MKNLEIDIETYSSTNLQKSGVYRYVEADDFEVMLFGYAVDGDEVKVIDLMNGEKIPKEILDALTDETITKWAFNAQFERVCLSRYLGYPTGTYLNPSSWKCSMVWSAYMGLPLSLEGVGAVLGLEKQKLTEGKDLIRYFCLPCTPTKINGGRTRNLPTDERDKWQQFKAYNKRDVEAEIQIQQRLIKFPVPEDIWDEYHLDQEINDRGIKVDMDFVKQAIAMDDISHEKLLTAMQQITHLENPNSVQQMKGWLSDNGLEMETLGKKAVAEKLEETDGELNEVLSLRQQLAKSSVKKYTAMENAVCADSRARGMFQFYGANRTGRFAGRLVQLQNLPQNHMPDLKEARTIVRNGDVETLELLYEDIPDTLSQLIRTAFVPRVGHKFIVADFSAIEARVLSWLAGETWRTDVFASGGDIYCASASQMFGVSVEKHGVNGHLRQKGKIAELALGYGGSVGALKAMGALEMGLEEEELKPLVNAWRMSNPNITQFWWDVDRAAKQCVKENKSQETHGIEFHCLSGMLFIVLPSGRRLAYVKPRIGENQFGGESVTYEGVGGTKKWERLESYGPKFVENIVQAISRDILMYSMKMLSTYPIVAHVHDEVIIEANPQISVTEVCKQMSQVPPWAKGLLLDADGYECDFYQKD; translated from the coding sequence ATGAAGAACTTAGAAATTGATATCGAAACCTATTCATCTACCAATCTACAAAAAAGTGGTGTTTATCGTTACGTAGAAGCAGATGATTTTGAGGTGATGCTGTTTGGTTATGCGGTTGACGGTGATGAAGTTAAGGTCATCGATTTGATGAATGGAGAAAAGATTCCAAAAGAAATCCTAGATGCCTTAACCGATGAAACCATTACGAAGTGGGCATTTAATGCTCAGTTTGAGCGAGTATGCCTTTCACGTTATTTGGGCTATCCCACTGGGACTTATCTAAATCCTTCCTCATGGAAATGTTCCATGGTTTGGTCTGCCTATATGGGACTTCCTCTTTCTTTAGAAGGTGTAGGTGCAGTGCTAGGCCTTGAAAAGCAAAAGCTGACGGAGGGTAAAGACCTGATACGATATTTTTGTCTTCCATGTACTCCAACAAAAATAAATGGTGGTAGAACTCGTAATTTGCCAACCGATGAAAGAGATAAATGGCAGCAGTTTAAAGCATATAACAAGCGTGATGTGGAGGCAGAAATCCAGATACAACAAAGATTGATCAAGTTTCCAGTGCCAGAGGACATCTGGGATGAGTATCATCTCGACCAAGAAATTAACGATCGAGGCATAAAGGTGGATATGGATTTTGTTAAGCAGGCCATCGCTATGGATGACATCTCTCATGAAAAACTACTAACCGCCATGCAGCAGATAACACATCTCGAAAACCCAAACTCCGTACAACAGATGAAAGGCTGGCTTTCAGATAACGGTCTAGAGATGGAGACACTCGGGAAAAAGGCTGTCGCTGAGAAACTTGAGGAAACAGATGGTGAACTAAATGAAGTTCTTTCACTTCGTCAGCAACTGGCAAAATCCTCGGTAAAGAAATATACAGCAATGGAAAATGCGGTTTGTGCAGATTCTCGCGCCAGGGGAATGTTTCAGTTTTATGGAGCTAACAGAACCGGTCGCTTTGCCGGTAGGCTTGTGCAATTGCAAAATCTCCCTCAGAACCATATGCCAGATTTAAAAGAGGCGCGAACTATTGTCAGAAATGGTGATGTTGAAACACTAGAACTGCTCTATGAAGATATACCCGATACACTCTCACAACTAATTCGTACAGCCTTTGTACCAAGAGTTGGTCATAAGTTTATTGTGGCTGACTTTTCAGCCATTGAGGCTCGTGTGCTTTCATGGCTTGCAGGTGAGACATGGCGAACGGATGTATTTGCTAGTGGTGGTGATATCTACTGTGCATCTGCCTCACAGATGTTTGGTGTTTCCGTTGAAAAGCATGGTGTGAACGGTCACTTGAGACAGAAGGGTAAAATTGCTGAATTGGCACTTGGCTATGGTGGTTCTGTTGGTGCATTAAAAGCCATGGGCGCATTAGAGATGGGGCTTGAAGAGGAAGAATTAAAACCGCTTGTGAATGCCTGGAGAATGTCTAATCCCAACATCACACAGTTCTGGTGGGATGTAGATCGGGCGGCTAAACAATGCGTAAAGGAAAATAAATCACAAGAAACCCATGGCATCGAGTTTCATTGTCTTAGTGGCATGCTTTTTATCGTTCTTCCCTCCGGCAGAAGGCTTGCCTATGTAAAACCTCGAATTGGTGAGAATCAGTTTGGTGGTGAGTCTGTTACCTATGAAGGAGTAGGTGGAACAAAGAAATGGGAGCGTCTTGAAAGTTACGGTCCTAAGTTTGTAGAGAATATTGTTCAAGCCATCTCCCGTGATATTTTGATGTATTCAATGAAGATGCTTAGTACTTATCCTATTGTGGCTCATGTCCATGATGAAGTAATTATTGAAGCGAATCCTCAAATATCGGTTACTGAAGTATGTAAACAGATGAGTCAAGTGCCACCTTGGGCAAAAGGGCTGCTACTTGATGCCGATGGCTATGAATGTGACTTTTATCAAAAAGATTAA
- a CDS encoding DUF2815 family protein, giving the protein MANMQNKTKVITGVNSRFSYFHGWEPVSINGGAEKYSVSVLIPKDDKETINAIHAAVDAAIEEGIAKFGGKKPNKAAIKLPLRDGDVERDDEAYKGHYFINANSKTAPQIVDKSVKPIMDRSEVYSGCYGRVSLNFYAFNSNGNKGVACGLGNIQKIRDGEPLGGKTSAVDDFTTLVDDDFLA; this is encoded by the coding sequence ATGGCAAATATGCAAAACAAAACAAAAGTTATCACAGGTGTAAACTCAAGATTTTCTTACTTCCACGGATGGGAGCCTGTATCTATTAATGGTGGTGCAGAAAAGTACAGCGTTTCCGTCCTTATTCCAAAGGATGACAAGGAAACCATTAATGCTATCCATGCAGCAGTTGATGCTGCCATTGAGGAAGGTATCGCAAAGTTTGGTGGTAAGAAACCAAATAAGGCAGCCATTAAACTACCGCTGCGTGATGGTGATGTAGAGCGTGATGATGAGGCTTATAAAGGCCATTACTTCATCAATGCAAATAGCAAGACAGCGCCACAGATTGTAGATAAAAGTGTTAAGCCGATTATGGATCGCAGTGAGGTGTATAGCGGTTGTTATGGCAGGGTTTCTCTTAACTTCTATGCTTTCAACTCAAATGGTAATAAAGGTGTAGCTTGTGGTCTTGGTAACATTCAAAAAATTAGAGACGGAGAACCTCTAGGCGGTAAGACTTCTGCAGTAGATGATTTTACGACTCTTGTCGATGATGACTTCCTTGCCTAA
- a CDS encoding DUF2800 domain-containing protein, translating to MGNHAILSASSSHRWLNCLPSARLELEFEDQSGEAAKEGTAAHDLCEHKLKKALHMRSQRPVSEYNSDEMEECTDAYVDFVMEQVELARKSCTDPIVLIEQRLDFSCYVPDGFGTGDCVIISDDRLHIVDFKYGLGVLVDAVDNPQMKLYALGALGIYDHLYDIKEVSMTIFQPRRENVSTWTIPVEELKDWAEEELKPRAVKAFNGEGEYIPGPWCTFCKAANKCRARAEEKLKLAEKEFKMPPLLTDAEIEEILLILPDLTKWANEITAYATDAAVNHGKEWNGFKVVEGRSVRKYKDEEAIAEKAVAGGYKDIYRKSLIPMTEMQKLMGKAKFEELLGDFIYKPPGKPTLVPNSDKRPAINVVNAKNEFNEIMED from the coding sequence ATGGGTAATCATGCAATATTATCTGCATCCTCATCCCACAGGTGGCTTAACTGCCTACCCTCTGCAAGACTTGAACTGGAGTTTGAAGACCAAAGTGGTGAGGCAGCAAAAGAAGGCACAGCGGCTCATGACCTGTGTGAACACAAACTAAAAAAGGCACTTCATATGAGAAGTCAGCGACCTGTCTCTGAGTATAACTCTGATGAGATGGAGGAATGTACAGATGCTTACGTGGACTTTGTTATGGAGCAGGTGGAACTTGCAAGAAAGTCTTGCACAGATCCTATCGTTCTTATTGAACAACGTCTTGACTTCTCTTGTTATGTTCCAGATGGTTTTGGGACAGGAGACTGTGTAATCATTTCAGATGACAGACTTCACATCGTAGACTTTAAATATGGACTGGGTGTGCTAGTTGATGCCGTGGACAATCCACAGATGAAACTGTATGCCCTAGGAGCACTTGGAATCTATGATCACCTGTACGACATCAAAGAAGTGTCCATGACGATCTTTCAGCCTAGAAGAGAGAATGTCAGCACCTGGACAATACCGGTGGAAGAACTAAAAGACTGGGCTGAAGAGGAACTAAAGCCCAGAGCTGTCAAAGCCTTCAACGGTGAGGGTGAATACATCCCCGGTCCATGGTGTACCTTCTGTAAAGCGGCAAACAAATGTAGGGCTAGAGCCGAAGAAAAACTAAAACTTGCTGAGAAAGAATTCAAGATGCCACCTCTTCTGACGGATGCTGAAATAGAAGAAATCTTACTTATTCTTCCCGACCTTACCAAATGGGCAAATGAAATAACTGCCTATGCCACTGATGCAGCAGTCAATCACGGTAAAGAGTGGAATGGTTTTAAAGTTGTGGAAGGTCGCTCGGTTCGTAAGTATAAAGATGAAGAAGCCATCGCAGAAAAAGCTGTAGCAGGTGGATATAAGGATATTTACAGAAAGAGCCTTATTCCGATGACAGAGATGCAAAAACTGATGGGTAAAGCCAAGTTTGAGGAACTCCTCGGTGACTTCATTTACAAACCACCGGGCAAGCCGACTCTTGTTCCCAATTCGGATAAAAGACCGGCGATTAACGTAGTAAATGCTAAAAACGAATTTAACGAAATTATGGAGGATTAA
- a CDS encoding GH25 family lysozyme yields MKTKGIDISTWQKPSQINYDQLAKEVDFVILRAGYTGHGTGVSLHKDDVFEKHYKAFHERGIPIGVYWYSCANTKTKSIAEAKKCLEIIKGKTISYPVFIDTEDNYHQRPSGKKAITDALVGFCETVEKAGYYAGIYASSSWFQDLTELDRLAPYDFWVAQWSSKEPTLRHGIWQYTSKGKLNGYSGNLDMNYAYKDYKTIIQSARLNHLGKEENIPAPTEKKSVGALAKEVIQGLWGNGEERKKRLTDAGYDYAAVQSKVNEMLSSKKSIDAIAKEVIRGDWGNGQDRKNKLTNAGYDYISVQKRVNELLK; encoded by the coding sequence ATGAAAACTAAAGGAATCGATATCAGCACGTGGCAAAAACCAAGTCAGATAAACTATGACCAACTTGCGAAAGAGGTTGATTTTGTCATTCTACGTGCAGGATACACCGGTCACGGTACAGGAGTGAGTTTACACAAAGATGATGTCTTTGAAAAACACTACAAAGCCTTTCACGAGAGAGGTATTCCTATCGGTGTTTACTGGTACAGCTGTGCCAATACCAAAACCAAAAGCATAGCAGAAGCGAAGAAATGCCTAGAAATTATCAAAGGCAAGACCATCTCTTATCCCGTTTTTATTGATACAGAGGATAATTATCATCAGCGACCAAGTGGCAAGAAAGCCATTACCGATGCGTTGGTAGGATTTTGTGAAACCGTGGAAAAGGCAGGCTATTATGCCGGTATCTATGCATCTAGTTCTTGGTTTCAAGATTTGACAGAACTGGATCGTCTAGCACCTTATGATTTCTGGGTCGCTCAGTGGTCGAGTAAAGAACCGACACTTCGTCATGGTATCTGGCAGTACACAAGCAAAGGTAAATTGAATGGTTATTCAGGCAATTTGGATATGAACTATGCCTACAAGGATTATAAAACGATTATCCAAAGTGCAAGGCTAAATCATCTTGGTAAAGAAGAAAATATACCTGCTCCTACAGAAAAGAAATCGGTCGGGGCACTGGCCAAGGAAGTCATTCAAGGGTTGTGGGGTAATGGCGAAGAACGAAAGAAACGTTTAACGGATGCAGGCTATGATTACGCGGCAGTGCAATCAAAAGTCAATGAAATGCTATCTAGTAAAAAGTCTATTGATGCCATCGCAAAGGAAGTCATTCGTGGCGATTGGGGTAACGGACAAGATCGAAAAAACAAACTTACAAATGCCGGTTATGACTATATTTCAGTACAAAAAAGGGTCAATGAACTCTTGAAATAA
- a CDS encoding phage holin family protein has translation MKEIWNWIQVVITAIGGFFGWFLGGADGFLYALLVFVVIDYLTGVLCAIADKTLSSEVGFIGISRKVLIFVLVGVANILDVYVIGDGSVLRTAIVFFYLSNEGISLLENSAHLGLPIPEKLKDVLKQLHNKSDKEE, from the coding sequence ATGAAAGAAATATGGAACTGGATCCAAGTTGTGATAACAGCAATCGGTGGATTCTTCGGATGGTTTTTAGGAGGAGCAGACGGGTTTTTATATGCGCTACTAGTCTTTGTAGTCATCGACTATCTAACAGGTGTCTTATGTGCAATCGCTGATAAGACCCTATCAAGTGAAGTGGGATTTATCGGAATCAGCCGTAAAGTGCTGATTTTTGTTTTAGTGGGTGTAGCTAATATTTTAGATGTTTATGTGATTGGTGATGGGAGCGTACTAAGAACAGCGATTGTTTTCTTCTATCTATCGAATGAGGGGATTTCGCTGTTAGAAAATTCAGCTCACCTTGGACTACCTATCCCAGAAAAACTAAAAGATGTATTAAAACAGCTCCACAACAAGAGCGATAAGGAGGAATAA